The genomic region CAGCCCCTGCCGCTTCAAGTCATGGATCATGACAATTTCCTCAAGTCTGATCACCTGCCACGCCTCCCGCCAATCCGGGCAAGCATAGGAGGGATCCGTGCGGGTCGTTGCCAATTCGCTCCGGGGCTAGCCCCGGAGCGAATTGGCGCTCACCTCAAACTGGGGAATTTTCATTCGGCACTTCTGGGGAGAATACATCCGGTATCGACATCTGCGCGAAGTTGCAAAGTTCTACCCGCTGCCGGTGTTCTTCAATGGCACGGAAATTCCGCGCGAGGACTTCCTCGCCAAGGCGATCTACATCGCCGATTGGAACGGCAGCCAGATCGGTGTGTTCGAGGGGCGCGAATACCAGCAAGATCCCACGACCAACTTCCATGGCATGGTGCTCACCCGCAAGCTTGCCAGCGTCTCGGAGAGCCTTGGCGGCAAGACCTACCATGCCCGGCTCGATATCGGGGCCACCCCGGGCCTTGCCCTTGTGCTCCCGGCGCGCAAGGAATTCGTCGAGAACACCGCATTTGCGGCGCTGCAGGCAGCGTGCAAGCGCACGATCTATGCCGCGCTGGCGCACAGAGGCCAGCACCGGCTTTCCTTCGAGAACTGGAAGGAAGCGCGCGATCTGGGGGTCGCCCTGCCGGAGGCCCACCCCTGCCTGCCCCGCTGGCATGCCGCCATCGCGGAGAGCGACAACGTCAATGTCGAGTATGAGGAAATCGCAGCAGGTGCGGACACGATCCTTGTCGCGGATCTTGAGCCCGATATTGCACAGGGACTGGAGCGCGCGCTGCGCGAGCACCCTTTGCGCCCACACCTCGTCGAGAACCATCCCGCATACGCTGGCTATGGCTGGTATGACGCGCTGCATCAGCTCGGGAACGTGCGCTTCTATGTTGCAGCCGGGGAGCAGGGCCACGTCATCGCCGAGAACGGCAGCTTTCCGCCGCTCGATGACCATGTTCGTGCCGAGACGATCGAGCTGAGGTTCTGTGTCTTTCACCGCGCCAGCGAAACGCAGCGCGAGGAACGGATCCCGGCAGACGTCGCCTTCGTCGTGGGCGAGGATGGCTGGTACAGCGGTGTCGACCAGATCCGTATCGCTTTTGTGCCGGGTCCGGCGCTGACCCCCGAAACGCTGGTCGATCTGATCGAGAACGTCTGTTTCTGCGCGAGCGACGACAGCGAGGCCGACTCCTGGGACACCCAGCACGAGCACTTCTTGCGCGATGCGCGCGAGCTCGCGGCCCGGGTGCTGCTCGGCGAAGACGAGGCCATTGCGGCCCGTATCCGCGACACGCTCGCCGGCATCCTGTGGGTCATTCCCAAGGACCGGCAGGTTGCCATTACCGTCGCCCCCGGGACCGCGATCAATGTTCAGCTGTCCGCTTGTCAGCCTGCCGGCTGAGGCTCGCGAGGCCGTCCGGTTGCCCGCTGATCGCCCTTTTGATCGGGAGGAGAACTCCAATGCATGACACATCCGACCTCTCTTGTGCTCGGCAGCGCATCGAGCGGATTGCGCTGCTCAATGATGCCGCACGCCAGGGCCGTGACCGCATGGCTCGCATCGTCATAACCTCCGGGCTGCTTGCAGAACTCGGCGGCGACACGGTGGCACAAAGCATGATGGCCCAGGCTCGGTTGATGGCCGCTCTACGCCATTGCACCTTCGCCCCGGATTCGCCCGAGCGAGACTTTGCAAGCATGGATGTCGATGGCATCAAGGTGCTGATGAAGGTCGATTTGTATGATCCGGGCCTTGTCAAGATCGCATTGAACGGTTCCTTCTGTTGACGCGTTGGGGGCCCCACACGCAATGCTCAAGGATTGGCTTCATTCGTTCCGAGGTCAGCTGATGCACTATCCGTGCATAGACTTGTATGATCCGGGCCTTGTCAAGATCGCATTGAACGGTTCCTTCTGTTGACGCGTTGGGGGCCCCACACGCAATGCTCAAGGATTGGCTTCATTCGTTCCGAGGTCAGCTGATGCACTATCCGTGCATAGACTTGTATCCGGTCGCGGCCGTTCCCGCGCACCATAATCCGTATTCATATCCCCGGATCGAGCAAAGGCGGATGCGGACCAAACTACTACTGGGCGTTTTCAGGCGCCATCAACTTTCCCGGTCACGCATCACACCAATCCGCGTCGCCTTATCGAGCCTGTTGCAACATAGGCATCAGGCGGCGCGGAGCTCGGCACCTTGAGGGACCAGACCGGTCTCCACAAAGCGCCAAAGCGCGATCAACAATTTTCGGGCGAGCGCAACGATCCCCACCTTTGCCGCGCGAGCGCCGTTGCCTTTGAACCGGTTGCGATACCAAACGGTCAGTTCGCTACTTGGCTGATATTTCAACCAACACCAGGCAAGTTCCACCATCTGCACACGTGTGCTTCGGTTACCGGCTTTGCTGATGCCCTGATCACGCGACACGTCGCCGCTGGCGAAGGGCGCCGGAGCTAACCCAAGGAAGGCCGCGACGTGTCGTCGGCTTTCGAACTTTCGGCAAAAAACCTCAGCAACCAACATTGCCGCGCTGTTCGGACCAATGCCCTTCAGCTGCTCAAGGCGAACCGCTTTCTCTCGGCATGGGAAGGTAGACTCCTCATGGAGCACAACTTCAGCGCGGTCCCGCTCGATGTCCTTGATCTGATCGTTGAGCAACGCGAGCCGTTCGAAACAGCGCTCAATTTGTCGACGAAGGTTTGGTGGCAAAGGCCGCCCATCGCCGGTGCGCATGTCGTCGAGCTGTTTTGACCAGTCACCGCCCTTGATGGCTTTGACAGATCGTATGCCCTGTAATGCAAGTAGCCCCCTGATCCGAGAGATAATTCGGGTGCGCTCGTGCACGAGATCGCCGCGCTCCCGCAT from Sphingopyxis sp. FD7 harbors:
- a CDS encoding IS110 family transposase, which produces MENSSSDYCPKTSVIVSVELSKRNWLVASLSPGAAKPSLRTIPAGNSAALISHLRNLECKAADRIGEPAAIRLCFEIGYDGFWLARLLRSNDIDTYVLDPASFLVSRRGRRAKTDRIDAEAMIGILKAYLAGDKSVCRVVDVPSPEEEDARRVMRERGDLVHERTRIISRIRGLLALQGIRSVKAIKGGDWSKQLDDMRTGDGRPLPPNLRRQIERCFERLALLNDQIKDIERDRAEVVLHEESTFPCREKAVRLEQLKGIGPNSAAMLVAEVFCRKFESRRHVAAFLGLAPAPFASGDVSRDQGISKAGNRSTRVQMVELAWCWLKYQPSSELTVWYRNRFKGNGARAAKVGIVALARKLLIALWRFVETGLVPQGAELRAA